One Brevibacillus choshinensis genomic window carries:
- a CDS encoding ABC transporter ATP-binding protein: MRIVVENVDKTFVDSKKREVTALTNINFSIEKEEFVVLVGPSGCGKSTLLNIVGGLMSPTRGTVYFEGTNGKKPSLGIVFQEIALFPWRSVYENVIFGLEESGASKQEQQEKGKHYIEMVGLSGFENAYPKQLSGGMRQRAGIARALAIEPDLLLMDEPFSALDAQTRTIMQEELLTIWNRTKLSTLYVTHNIQEAVYLADRVIVLSRHPGQIKSIIQIDLPKIGRDQEQYRAQFEKYADEIWQLIRHDAQEASREG; the protein is encoded by the coding sequence ATGAGAATCGTTGTTGAAAACGTCGACAAAACGTTTGTAGACTCGAAGAAAAGAGAAGTGACTGCCCTTACCAACATCAACTTTTCCATTGAAAAGGAAGAGTTCGTCGTTCTGGTAGGACCAAGCGGCTGCGGCAAGTCCACCCTGTTGAACATCGTGGGTGGACTGATGTCCCCAACGAGGGGAACAGTGTACTTCGAAGGAACGAATGGCAAGAAACCCAGCTTGGGGATCGTATTTCAGGAAATCGCGCTGTTCCCTTGGCGGAGCGTTTATGAAAATGTGATCTTCGGGCTGGAGGAGAGCGGAGCCAGCAAGCAGGAGCAGCAGGAAAAAGGGAAGCATTACATCGAGATGGTGGGCCTCAGCGGCTTTGAGAATGCCTATCCGAAGCAGCTGTCCGGCGGGATGAGACAGCGCGCAGGGATTGCACGCGCGCTGGCGATCGAGCCTGACCTGCTGCTGATGGACGAGCCTTTTTCCGCGTTGGATGCACAGACACGCACCATCATGCAGGAAGAGCTCTTGACCATCTGGAATCGCACGAAGCTCAGCACACTCTATGTGACGCATAACATTCAGGAAGCCGTGTATTTGGCGGATCGGGTCATTGTCCTGTCGAGACATCCGGGCCAGATCAAGAGCATCATTCAGATTGATTTGCCGAAAATCGGCCGTGATCAAGAGCAGTACCGAGCGCAATTTGAAAAGTATGCCGACGAGATCTGGCAGCTCATTCGCCACGATGCCCAAGAAGCATCGAGGGAGGGGTAA
- a CDS encoding esterase/lipase family protein: protein MQKMPIVFVPGLFGSMSDQIVSGTGDWNFGLAKTAYEPVISMLGNMGYRLGKELFIAFYDWRQPIAFTAEYLVQTIAWAKQVTGYGMVNVVCHSMGGLVARSYVQSDTYLGDVAQLIILATPNAGSPVSYCYWAGGKLPASVAPRKNLVELYMAVYLAYLERGLPRNKIEALHRNFPSLLDLAPARAYGDYLLEERDGMEMFVPYDYMLVKNRVLDELNSQMDVIPARGIPVTLVAGIGQSTIQYLKTVPSLSPVKWVDGRVVGSINSKMGDGNVMMDSVFALNGEKYVVEANHLDILTKSESILKYKLQ from the coding sequence ATGCAAAAGATGCCGATTGTTTTCGTCCCTGGGTTGTTTGGTTCCATGAGTGATCAGATCGTATCGGGGACAGGGGATTGGAACTTTGGTCTGGCGAAAACAGCGTACGAGCCCGTGATTAGCATGCTGGGAAACATGGGGTACCGGTTGGGGAAAGAGCTGTTCATCGCTTTTTACGACTGGAGGCAGCCCATTGCGTTTACGGCGGAATATCTCGTGCAGACGATCGCTTGGGCGAAGCAGGTCACGGGTTATGGCATGGTGAATGTCGTTTGCCACAGCATGGGGGGGCTCGTCGCGAGATCCTATGTGCAAAGCGATACGTACCTGGGAGATGTAGCGCAGCTGATCATCCTGGCTACGCCGAATGCGGGCTCGCCAGTCAGCTATTGCTATTGGGCAGGGGGCAAGCTGCCAGCATCGGTTGCGCCTAGAAAGAACCTCGTCGAGCTGTATATGGCAGTCTATTTGGCGTATTTGGAGCGCGGTCTTCCTCGCAACAAGATCGAGGCACTCCATCGGAATTTCCCCAGTCTGCTTGATCTGGCACCGGCAAGGGCGTATGGAGACTATTTGCTGGAAGAAAGAGACGGAATGGAGATGTTTGTTCCCTACGACTACATGCTCGTAAAAAACCGGGTGCTGGATGAGTTGAACAGCCAGATGGATGTGATTCCCGCGCGGGGGATACCCGTCACGCTTGTAGCGGGCATCGGGCAAAGCACCATTCAATACCTGAAGACAGTCCCGTCTCTGTCACCGGTGAAATGGGTCGACGGTAGAGTGGTGGGATCGATCAACAGCAAGATGGGGGACGGCAATGTGATGATGGATAGTGTTTTTGCTTTGAATGGGGAGAAATACGTGGTGGAGGCCAATCACCTCGATATATTGACGAAGAGCGAATCGATTTTAAAATACAAGCTTCAGTAG
- a CDS encoding family 10 glycosylhydrolase, with the protein MKLRKWFTLLLMFVLCMPAMGLSVQAQSTPEISIYLDGQQVKSDVAPYILPKINVTMVPLRVISESLGAEVYWDQSKQTATILKQDTVLSMTVNQTYALVNDSTVQLDASAQNKQGRVMVPLRFVSEQLGLKVSWEQATRTITLRTDAIDIDTPSDGEIDIPVTEPDPTPVPTTPVDTGSSLRGVWISTVFNLDWPSTGSYGNQAKQKQEYVQLLDELQGMGMNTVFVQVRPSADALYPSSLVPWSKVLTGTQGKNPGYDPLAFMIEETHRRGMEFHAWFNPFRANTDAKTDQLAANHVVKQHPDWIVNSSSKLYINPGIPQARQQIIKEIMEVVQKYDIDGVHLDDYFYPSNGTFNDDATYKTYNSKKIASKADWRRDNINQFVQQLNSSIKSVKPGVQFGISPFGVWRNKAVDPTGSDTKAGVTAYDNMYADVRTWIKQGWMDYVTPQIYWSLSFAPAQYDKLVTWWSDEVRGTNVKLYIGHSPYKLGTTEAGWQNAQEIINQLDYNTLHPEVQGSVFFSAKDLRKNPLGLIQAISSYYNR; encoded by the coding sequence ATGAAGTTGCGCAAGTGGTTTACGCTTTTGCTCATGTTCGTCCTGTGCATGCCCGCGATGGGCCTATCCGTGCAGGCACAATCAACACCCGAGATCAGCATTTACTTAGACGGACAGCAGGTCAAAAGTGACGTCGCCCCCTACATACTTCCCAAGATAAACGTCACAATGGTGCCCCTGCGGGTAATCAGCGAGAGTCTGGGCGCCGAGGTTTACTGGGATCAAAGCAAGCAAACAGCGACGATCCTGAAACAAGACACCGTATTGTCCATGACAGTGAATCAAACCTACGCATTGGTCAACGATAGCACCGTGCAGCTGGATGCGTCGGCGCAAAACAAACAGGGGCGGGTCATGGTTCCTCTCCGCTTTGTTTCTGAACAGCTTGGCCTAAAAGTGAGTTGGGAGCAAGCCACACGGACGATTACACTGCGGACAGACGCCATCGACATCGACACGCCATCTGATGGGGAGATCGATATCCCCGTAACAGAACCCGATCCAACCCCGGTTCCGACTACGCCTGTCGACACCGGCAGCTCCCTGCGCGGTGTATGGATCTCCACGGTATTCAATCTCGACTGGCCATCCACCGGCTCTTATGGCAATCAAGCCAAGCAGAAGCAGGAGTACGTCCAGCTGCTGGATGAGCTGCAGGGCATGGGCATGAACACTGTTTTTGTGCAGGTGCGTCCTTCTGCCGATGCGCTGTATCCGTCCTCGCTCGTACCGTGGTCCAAAGTGTTGACGGGTACCCAAGGCAAAAATCCGGGATACGATCCGCTCGCGTTCATGATTGAGGAAACACACAGACGCGGCATGGAGTTCCACGCTTGGTTCAATCCATTCCGTGCAAATACAGACGCCAAGACCGATCAGCTGGCAGCCAATCATGTCGTAAAGCAGCACCCTGACTGGATTGTCAATTCCAGCAGCAAGCTGTACATCAATCCGGGAATCCCACAAGCACGCCAGCAGATCATAAAAGAAATTATGGAAGTCGTGCAGAAGTACGACATCGACGGGGTCCATCTGGATGACTATTTCTATCCGTCCAACGGCACCTTTAATGACGATGCCACCTACAAGACGTACAACAGCAAAAAAATCGCGAGCAAAGCGGACTGGCGACGTGATAATATCAATCAGTTCGTGCAGCAGCTGAACAGCTCCATCAAAAGCGTGAAGCCAGGCGTGCAGTTCGGGATCAGTCCGTTCGGCGTATGGCGCAATAAAGCCGTCGATCCAACCGGCTCCGACACGAAAGCTGGCGTCACGGCGTACGACAACATGTATGCAGATGTGCGCACCTGGATCAAGCAGGGCTGGATGGACTATGTCACTCCGCAGATCTATTGGAGCCTTTCCTTCGCGCCCGCCCAGTACGACAAGCTCGTCACCTGGTGGTCTGATGAAGTTCGCGGGACCAATGTGAAGCTCTATATCGGGCACTCTCCATACAAGCTCGGGACGACAGAGGCTGGCTGGCAAAACGCGCAGGAAATCATCAACCAGCTCGACTACAATACGCTTCATCCTGAAGTGCAGGGCAGTGTATTCTTCAGCGCCAAAGACTTGCGCAAAAACCCGCTCGGCCTCATTCAGGCCATCAGCAGCTACTACAATCGCTAA
- a CDS encoding DinB family protein, whose amino-acid sequence MNRNFHVTLPKKRGMALHLFYKQTLLLLDTELDRIKKALDRLPQELAWKKGRESTNSIGNLCLHLAGNEYQNVVSAIGGKPFVRERSAEFLAEGTHTNEELYASLSQVREQSRQVIERLSDEDFHRVVTIAYPPGAGIESYQKTILEILYHTTSHYSYHTGQIVYMTRLLQDGDERLLRWKH is encoded by the coding sequence ATGAATAGAAATTTCCACGTTACCTTACCCAAGAAAAGAGGGATGGCATTGCATCTGTTTTACAAGCAGACCTTGCTTCTATTGGACACGGAGCTCGATCGGATCAAAAAGGCGCTGGATCGGCTGCCGCAGGAGCTGGCCTGGAAAAAAGGGAGAGAGAGTACGAACAGCATCGGGAATTTATGCCTGCATCTGGCGGGAAATGAATATCAAAATGTGGTGAGCGCCATCGGGGGCAAGCCTTTTGTCCGCGAGCGCTCGGCCGAGTTTTTGGCGGAGGGAACTCATACGAACGAGGAGCTTTACGCAAGCCTATCCCAGGTCCGGGAGCAATCCCGCCAGGTCATCGAGAGGCTGTCCGACGAGGATTTCCACAGGGTGGTCACCATTGCCTATCCTCCTGGCGCCGGGATTGAGTCCTATCAAAAAACGATACTGGAAATCCTTTATCACACAACCTCTCATTACTCCTACCACACAGGTCAAATCGTGTACATGACCAGACTTTTACAGGATGGCGATGAGCGTTTATTGAGATGGAAACATTGA
- a CDS encoding SH3 domain-containing protein, whose protein sequence is MITSDQKSIWVRNLMLTAVVVALIFVALKIDGSLKKIKLYDQALAYYKADNLLAAEQTFSQADEYSSIEYGEKEWTAFMSGLTSIRLQLEGFKQAAQAAIGDKKEEEVLETYRRYQSFKQETLKQQDKQAASFFQSVSAKLGLEKGWSDYYLQALNQAKAHMRKADPGTENESFVHTLVLIPDEFFGGKAQKEEELNALFQRYETAKLQKLGTSLSFEDVITRTANSIKQYRQEGITAEWLQKQLERYALSEINQAIKEKDLSGFVTMAKAYQQIKDVLPDGSDVLATIEGYLENRVKQAEQYAKAHQFTKAMDLYQMLSGLLDTSSLIKGVEERWTEYDPTRLLQMKYPDKTFDSFVTGRDHWGAKQYAIGVDEAEHHLYLAAKLSDDDNPVYMDQALDVDADFTLTLSKLRDGNENPILLVQTAGKERPYSYVGIMPDLSRNAFLTRFSIEADELSAEDAEQVIVKNAAGKGENEIASFQLGEKGLAYREKLADLQPDSEEAVEPDTTGSQSEGQSGGSDADAHGNSIADVYAGPGNDYEIIGRVSLDSSIQIVTNLNGWYQIQFDGKEGWILAPTP, encoded by the coding sequence GTGATCACTTCCGATCAAAAATCGATTTGGGTCCGCAATTTGATGCTCACGGCCGTTGTCGTCGCCCTGATCTTCGTGGCGCTGAAAATCGATGGGAGCCTCAAGAAGATCAAGCTGTATGATCAGGCCCTCGCCTACTACAAAGCGGACAACCTGCTTGCTGCGGAGCAAACCTTCTCCCAGGCTGATGAGTACTCGTCGATCGAATATGGTGAAAAAGAGTGGACTGCCTTTATGTCCGGCCTGACCTCCATCCGACTCCAGCTCGAGGGGTTCAAGCAAGCTGCCCAGGCTGCCATCGGAGATAAAAAGGAAGAAGAGGTCCTCGAAACCTATCGCCGCTATCAATCCTTCAAGCAGGAAACTTTGAAGCAGCAGGATAAACAGGCAGCCTCCTTTTTTCAGTCGGTGTCGGCCAAGCTCGGTCTGGAAAAGGGCTGGAGCGATTATTATCTGCAAGCCCTGAATCAAGCAAAAGCGCACATGCGAAAGGCAGATCCCGGCACGGAGAACGAGTCCTTTGTTCATACACTGGTCCTCATCCCGGATGAATTTTTCGGTGGAAAGGCACAAAAGGAAGAGGAATTGAATGCACTCTTTCAGCGCTATGAAACGGCAAAGCTGCAGAAGTTGGGCACGTCACTCTCCTTTGAAGATGTCATCACACGCACGGCCAACAGCATCAAGCAGTACAGGCAAGAGGGAATCACGGCTGAATGGCTGCAAAAACAGCTGGAGCGATACGCCCTCAGTGAAATCAACCAAGCCATCAAGGAAAAGGACCTGTCTGGTTTTGTGACCATGGCAAAAGCTTATCAGCAGATTAAAGATGTGCTCCCTGACGGCTCAGACGTTTTGGCGACAATCGAGGGCTATCTGGAAAATCGGGTCAAGCAGGCGGAGCAGTACGCCAAGGCCCATCAATTTACGAAAGCAATGGACTTGTACCAGATGCTCAGCGGACTGCTGGACACGTCCTCCCTGATCAAAGGGGTGGAAGAGCGCTGGACGGAATACGATCCTACCCGTCTGCTGCAAATGAAATACCCGGACAAAACCTTCGATTCTTTTGTAACAGGCCGTGATCATTGGGGTGCCAAGCAATACGCGATCGGTGTGGACGAAGCGGAGCATCACCTCTACCTCGCAGCAAAGCTTTCGGATGACGACAATCCGGTGTACATGGATCAAGCCCTGGACGTCGACGCAGACTTTACCCTCACGCTATCCAAGCTGCGGGATGGCAACGAAAATCCCATTCTTCTCGTGCAGACGGCTGGGAAGGAACGACCCTATTCGTATGTGGGGATCATGCCCGATTTATCACGGAATGCATTTCTAACCCGCTTCTCTATCGAGGCGGACGAATTGTCGGCAGAAGATGCTGAGCAGGTCATTGTAAAGAATGCGGCGGGCAAAGGGGAGAATGAGATTGCCTCTTTCCAGCTGGGGGAAAAAGGACTGGCGTACCGCGAGAAGCTGGCAGATCTTCAGCCCGACTCGGAAGAAGCAGTGGAACCTGATACGACCGGCTCCCAAAGCGAGGGGCAAAGCGGCGGCTCTGATGCAGACGCACACGGCAACTCCATCGCAGACGTATACGCTGGCCCCGGAAATGACTATGAAATCATCGGGCGTGTCTCCTTGGACAGCTCCATCCAGATCGTCACGAATTTGAACGGCTGGTATCAGATCCAGTTTGACGGGAAGGAAGGCTGGATTCTGGCTCCGACCCCATAA
- a CDS encoding nitric oxide synthase oxygenase, with protein MERHDMLEAAERFIRTCYGELEKTPQEIEQRLTEVRKSIADQGTYEHTSEELRHGAKMAWRNSNRCIGRFFWETLHVFDARGAKTEEEMAEALLRHIEYASNAGKIRPAITVFAQHQEGNPQPRIWNHQLIRYAGYETEHGVLGDPASFELTKLCESLGWKGEGTHFDILPLVVQVGDRRPRFFEIPRELVIEVPIVHPDLPAFADLHLKWYGVPIVSDMRMEIGGIDYLAAPFNGWYMGTEIGARNFADQQRYNLLPRVAQLMSLDTSRESTLWKDKALVELNVAVLHSFKEKGVSIVDHHTASQQFQRFEEKEKKKDRAVTGDWTWLIPPISPAATHIFHSSYENRMKSPNFHYQEKPQYPYE; from the coding sequence ATGGAACGTCATGATATGTTGGAAGCCGCCGAGCGCTTCATCCGCACGTGCTACGGCGAGCTGGAGAAAACACCGCAGGAAATCGAGCAGCGTCTGACGGAAGTGCGAAAATCGATTGCAGACCAAGGTACGTACGAGCATACGTCGGAAGAACTGCGGCATGGGGCGAAAATGGCATGGCGCAACAGCAATCGCTGCATCGGTCGATTTTTCTGGGAAACGCTGCACGTCTTTGATGCGCGCGGGGCAAAGACAGAGGAAGAAATGGCAGAGGCGCTGCTTCGCCATATCGAATACGCCTCGAACGCAGGAAAGATTCGGCCGGCCATCACGGTCTTTGCTCAGCATCAAGAGGGGAATCCGCAGCCACGCATCTGGAATCACCAGCTGATCCGTTATGCCGGATACGAAACCGAGCACGGTGTGCTGGGAGATCCGGCGTCATTCGAATTGACGAAGCTATGCGAAAGTCTGGGCTGGAAGGGTGAAGGAACCCATTTTGACATTCTCCCACTGGTCGTTCAGGTGGGCGATCGAAGGCCCCGATTTTTTGAGATTCCGCGCGAGCTGGTGATTGAGGTCCCGATCGTGCACCCGGATCTCCCTGCGTTTGCCGATCTGCATCTGAAATGGTACGGGGTCCCCATCGTTTCTGACATGCGCATGGAAATCGGGGGGATCGATTACTTGGCCGCTCCGTTTAACGGATGGTACATGGGGACGGAAATTGGCGCGAGGAACTTCGCTGACCAGCAGCGCTACAACTTGCTTCCGAGAGTGGCTCAGCTCATGAGCCTGGATACCAGCAGAGAATCGACGCTCTGGAAGGACAAGGCGCTGGTGGAGTTGAATGTTGCCGTACTCCATTCCTTTAAGGAAAAAGGGGTGTCCATCGTCGATCACCATACGGCGAGTCAACAATTTCAGCGGTTTGAGGAGAAAGAAAAGAAAAAGGACCGCGCCGTCACAGGCGATTGGACGTGGCTGATTCCACCCATTTCTCCGGCCGCCACACACATTTTCCACAGCTCCTATGAGAACCGGATGAAATCCCCGAACTTCCACTATCAGGAGAAGCCGCAGTACCCCTATGAATAA
- a CDS encoding ABC transporter substrate-binding protein produces the protein MKKSASILLSAALALSLALVGCGKSEGDQAASPQAGQASEAVKVDIGMLKLTSSAPLFIGIEKGFFKEENIDAQAKWFEAAQPIAVATAAGSVDVGATGITASLYNMVAGGQKLLIVADKGREQKGYSSSALLFPSDSPLKSIEELKGKKIGITQTGSTYHYMAGRLLEKHGLALSDVQLVPLNSIKGLMEALKSKQVDAILLNEPNISTVVKEGYGKVIAQVGDEMDYQTSGIFFSPKLAENKDAAERFLKAYAKATRYYYDAVLTQKDGKIVPGANYDEVVGIIAKYTDQEPDMIKKGLPYIDRDGKLLESDIKTQVDWYAKEKLIDKAIDTTEIVNTQLLDEAVQKLGK, from the coding sequence GTGAAGAAGTCAGCAAGTATTTTGCTAAGCGCAGCACTGGCACTGTCCCTGGCACTCGTGGGCTGTGGCAAGTCAGAAGGGGATCAGGCGGCGAGTCCACAGGCTGGACAAGCTTCTGAAGCAGTGAAAGTAGACATTGGGATGTTGAAACTGACCAGTTCGGCACCTTTGTTCATCGGGATTGAAAAGGGCTTTTTTAAAGAAGAAAACATCGATGCTCAAGCCAAATGGTTCGAAGCAGCTCAGCCGATCGCGGTAGCGACTGCGGCAGGCAGCGTGGATGTAGGTGCGACAGGGATTACCGCTAGCTTGTATAACATGGTTGCCGGCGGCCAAAAGCTGCTCATCGTTGCAGATAAAGGAAGAGAGCAAAAGGGTTACTCCTCCTCCGCTTTGTTGTTCCCAAGCGATTCACCCCTTAAAAGCATTGAAGAGCTAAAGGGCAAAAAGATCGGGATTACCCAAACTGGCTCCACGTACCATTACATGGCCGGCAGACTGCTGGAAAAACACGGCCTGGCTCTGAGCGACGTACAGCTGGTCCCGCTGAACAGCATCAAAGGCCTGATGGAAGCACTGAAAAGCAAGCAGGTGGACGCGATCCTGCTGAACGAGCCGAACATCTCTACCGTCGTGAAAGAGGGCTATGGAAAAGTCATCGCGCAAGTAGGCGACGAGATGGACTACCAGACTTCGGGCATTTTCTTCTCTCCAAAGCTGGCTGAAAACAAGGATGCCGCTGAACGCTTCCTCAAAGCGTATGCCAAAGCGACTCGTTACTACTACGACGCTGTATTGACCCAAAAGGATGGAAAAATCGTACCAGGTGCCAACTACGATGAAGTCGTCGGCATTATCGCGAAATACACCGATCAAGAGCCGGATATGATCAAAAAAGGTCTGCCGTACATTGACCGTGACGGAAAACTGCTGGAGTCTGACATCAAGACACAGGTAGATTGGTATGCCAAAGAAAAACTGATCGACAAAGCGATCGACACGACCGAGATCGTGAACACTCAATTGCTTGATGAAGCTGTGCAGAAATTAGGGAAGTGA
- a CDS encoding cyanophycinase, whose protein sequence is MMSFVWNKGFSKVAAMLLSALLAVTLGMSEANAQADTETTKGSLVIIGGANESDNAELYNRMIELAGGKKKAVIGIFPTASASMSSSKGMKKDFEDYGVPADQVRIIEITEGNYAEKVNNDDVVSQISECTAFFFVGGDQARITKAFYNPDGSNTKALDAVWEVYQNGGMVAGTSAGAAIMSKTMIQNATSLETLQLGVTYEEQNPGLWVTKGLGFFDGGIVDQHFSKRGRIGRLVVALVQEKVDYGFGIDENSAMVVTGPEIEVIGESGMFLIDASKATLSKKGVYQNLDVSYLEKGDVYNYVTKKFTIESSKTLIPKGKEYYEGNQLNTNIFGLDAAKLALLDDLADNTADQARGLAFTMGQKKDKGTGVSVVFSKTKATKGYYDADEYASSILHVDMEITPIEVQVKETNGGKK, encoded by the coding sequence ATGATGAGCTTCGTATGGAACAAAGGCTTCTCGAAAGTAGCGGCGATGCTGCTGTCAGCTTTGCTAGCGGTGACACTGGGGATGTCGGAGGCCAACGCTCAGGCAGACACGGAGACGACAAAAGGTAGCTTGGTGATCATCGGCGGTGCCAACGAATCCGATAATGCAGAGCTGTACAACCGCATGATTGAACTGGCAGGAGGAAAGAAGAAGGCAGTCATTGGCATTTTTCCTACGGCGTCAGCCTCGATGAGCTCGTCGAAAGGGATGAAAAAGGATTTCGAAGACTATGGCGTTCCTGCCGATCAGGTGCGCATCATCGAGATCACCGAAGGCAACTACGCAGAGAAAGTGAACAATGATGATGTCGTGAGCCAAATCTCCGAATGCACGGCCTTCTTCTTCGTAGGAGGAGACCAGGCGCGCATTACCAAAGCATTTTATAATCCCGACGGGTCCAACACCAAAGCGTTGGATGCCGTATGGGAAGTGTACCAAAATGGCGGTATGGTAGCGGGCACCTCCGCGGGGGCTGCGATCATGTCCAAAACCATGATTCAAAATGCCACGTCGCTCGAAACGCTCCAGCTGGGCGTGACGTACGAAGAGCAAAATCCGGGACTGTGGGTAACAAAAGGGCTCGGGTTCTTCGATGGAGGAATCGTCGACCAGCATTTCAGCAAGCGCGGTCGCATCGGTCGCCTAGTCGTCGCACTGGTGCAGGAAAAGGTAGATTACGGCTTTGGAATTGATGAGAACTCTGCCATGGTAGTCACCGGCCCGGAAATTGAGGTGATCGGGGAGAGCGGAATGTTTCTGATCGATGCTTCGAAAGCGACTCTCAGCAAAAAGGGAGTCTATCAAAACCTGGACGTATCGTACCTGGAAAAGGGCGACGTTTATAATTACGTGACAAAGAAGTTTACCATCGAGTCATCGAAAACGTTGATTCCAAAAGGGAAAGAGTACTATGAAGGAAACCAGCTGAACACGAACATTTTCGGGCTGGATGCCGCTAAGCTCGCCCTATTGGATGATTTGGCGGATAACACGGCGGATCAGGCACGGGGACTCGCCTTTACCATGGGGCAGAAAAAGGACAAGGGAACGGGAGTCAGCGTCGTGTTCAGCAAGACGAAGGCAACCAAAGGGTACTACGATGCGGACGAGTACGCCTCCTCCATCTTGCATGTCGATATGGAAATCACGCCGATTGAAGTGCAGGTAAAAGAAACAAATGGAGGGAAAAAGTAA
- a CDS encoding ABC transporter permease has protein sequence MSEQRQVITNRVAFLETKIPSYAAVLGIACLLVLWEIVCRMEIVPPLFLPAPTAILTAAWDMIASGELYKDLVASLYRIGVGYAIGAALGVLAGLILGFSRWTDAIMTPIVYSIYPIPKIALLPLIILWMGIGEMPKVAIIALGVFFPVVINTFSGVKNVDPMLIKAAVTFGSNHLNVIRKVILPGSLPMIFAGLKLSAGTSLLLLVSAEMVAAQEGIGAMVLHYGNLMITTKLMVGVLILSLLGLTFNRVLQWLERKLIPWK, from the coding sequence ATGTCTGAACAACGACAAGTCATTACGAACCGTGTAGCCTTTTTGGAAACCAAAATCCCCAGTTACGCAGCGGTGTTGGGAATTGCCTGTCTGCTCGTGCTCTGGGAAATTGTCTGCCGCATGGAGATTGTGCCGCCGCTGTTTTTGCCTGCACCGACAGCCATTTTGACCGCGGCTTGGGATATGATCGCGAGCGGTGAGCTGTACAAGGATCTGGTGGCCAGTCTGTACCGGATTGGTGTCGGGTATGCCATCGGAGCGGCCTTGGGCGTTCTCGCGGGCCTCATCCTCGGGTTCTCCCGCTGGACGGATGCGATCATGACCCCGATCGTCTACTCCATTTATCCGATTCCAAAGATCGCCCTGCTGCCTCTGATCATCCTGTGGATGGGGATCGGGGAAATGCCAAAGGTCGCGATCATTGCCCTGGGCGTCTTTTTCCCGGTGGTCATCAACACCTTTTCCGGCGTGAAAAACGTCGACCCGATGCTGATCAAGGCTGCCGTGACATTTGGCTCCAATCACCTGAATGTCATTCGCAAAGTGATCCTGCCAGGCTCGCTGCCTATGATTTTCGCAGGTTTGAAGCTTTCGGCGGGGACGTCCCTGCTGCTGCTCGTGTCTGCGGAGATGGTAGCGGCGCAGGAAGGCATCGGTGCAATGGTGCTGCACTACGGGAACCTCATGATTACGACCAAGCTCATGGTAGGGGTACTGATTCTGTCCCTGCTCGGCTTGACGTTCAACCGTGTCCTGCAATGGCTGGAGCGTAAGCTGATCCCGTGGAAATAG
- a CDS encoding TetR/AcrR family transcriptional regulator encodes MMAKQKMNINELYTVTGNILVEKGYAGFHFKLVSDQLNVSRSTIYEYFSNKDELIASLMVHLMDTIMAEYEGLDAISSPMEKLRSIFDSFMKYAHLHQILLFAPFVNGESSPSVKKDLVTLRQQHHTLTRVLTEVIDSCKEAGSIRQDIPSSLIASLLFQAIQIPKSRTVPEEDWNDMIFKVLLEGYGAEMDRSV; translated from the coding sequence ATGATGGCAAAACAAAAAATGAACATCAATGAGCTGTATACCGTGACAGGCAACATCCTGGTCGAAAAAGGGTATGCAGGCTTTCACTTCAAGCTCGTATCCGATCAGCTCAATGTGAGTCGCAGCACCATCTACGAATACTTTTCCAACAAGGACGAGCTGATCGCCTCGCTCATGGTGCATTTGATGGATACAATCATGGCTGAATATGAAGGACTGGACGCCATATCCTCCCCGATGGAAAAGCTGAGAAGCATCTTTGACTCATTTATGAAATACGCACATCTTCACCAGATCCTGCTGTTTGCACCGTTTGTGAACGGCGAGTCTTCCCCAAGTGTAAAAAAGGACTTGGTGACCTTGCGTCAGCAGCACCATACCTTGACACGCGTTTTGACAGAAGTCATCGATTCCTGCAAAGAAGCGGGATCGATTCGCCAAGATATCCCGAGCAGCTTGATCGCCAGCTTGCTGTTCCAAGCGATTCAGATTCCAAAAAGCCGTACGGTACCAGAAGAGGATTGGAACGATATGATCTTCAAGGTCCTTCTGGAGGGATACGGGGCTGAAATGGATAGGAGTGTCTAA